Proteins co-encoded in one Puntigrus tetrazona isolate hp1 chromosome 20, ASM1883169v1, whole genome shotgun sequence genomic window:
- the LOC122325235 gene encoding GDP-L-fucose synthase-like, whose protein sequence is MEKSVGPMRVLVTGGSGLVGRAIERVVKEEGGGREGDEWIFLSSKDANLMSVEATRAVFQKHRPTHVIHLATIVRGLYINMKHNLDFWRINVHINDNVLHTAQEFGVVKVISCLSTCAFPDKTTYPIDETMLHSGPPHESNYGYAYAKRMIDIHNRALYQQYGVKYTAIIPTNMFGPHDNYNIEDSHVMPGLIHKTYLAKKEGKPLEVWGTGRALRQFIYSLDLARLFLWVLREYDEVEPIILSVGEEDELSIKDAVEAVVEAFEFKGKIVYDTSKPDGQFRKTASNAKLRKYRPDFKFTPFRQAIKETCDWFAANYDTARK, encoded by the exons ATGGAGAAGTCAGTCGGGCCGATGCGTGTGTTGGTGACGGGCGGCAGCGGGCTGGTGGGGCGAGCGATAGAGCGGGTGGTGAAAGAGGAGGGCGGAGGAAGAGAAGGGGATGAATGGATATTCCTGTCGTCCAAAGATGCCAATCTCAT GAGCGTTGAAGCCACGAGAGCGGTCTTTCAGAAACATCGTCCGACACATGTGATTCATTTGGCTACAATAGTGAGGGGGCTCTATATAAACATGAAACATAACTTGGACTTCTGG AGGATTAATGTGCACATCAATGACAACGTGCTGCACACGGCTCAGGAGTTCGGGGTGGTGAAGGTCATTTCCTGTCTGTCTACGTGTGCTTTTCCAGATAAAACCACCTACCCTATAGATGAGACCATg tTGCACAGCGGCCCCCCCCATGAGTCTAATTATGGGTATGCCTATGCCAAACGCATGATTGACATCCACAACCG GGCGTTATATCAGCAGTACGGTGTGAAATACACCGCCATCATCCCCACCAATATGTTCGGACCCCATGACAACTACAACATTGAGGACAGTCACGTGATGCCGGGGTTGATCCACAAGACGTACCTGGCAAAGA AGGAAGGTAAACCTCTGGAGGTCTGGGGTACAGGTCGGGCTCTGCGGCAGTTCATCTATTCTCTGGATCTAGCTCGTCTGTTTCTGTGGGTTCTGAGGGAGTATGACGAGGTGGAGCCCATTATTCTGTCAG TTGGAGAGGAGGATGAGTTGTCTATAAAGGATGCTGTGGAAGCTGTGGTTGAAGCGTTCGAGTTCAAGGGGAAAATTGTT TATGATACTAGTAAACCAGACGGTCAGTTCAGGAAAACCGCCAGTAACGCCAAACTACGCAAATACCGGCCAGACTTCAAGTTCACGCCGTTCAGACAAG cCATCAAGGAGACATGTGATTGGTTTGCAGCCAATTATGACACTGCCCGTAAATGA